Proteins encoded in a region of the Candidatus Saccharimonadia bacterium genome:
- a CDS encoding helix-turn-helix domain-containing protein, giving the protein MNNPQNYKPEYALELIGGKWKMPILWRLDRPEPWRYSELKRDLGNVSHKMLSQQLKELERDGFITRYAYPVVPPRVEYALTDKGRLTLPALQALCQLNAALQDRECNPIVIAPSGEVVLG; this is encoded by the coding sequence ATGAACAACCCTCAAAACTATAAGCCCGAGTACGCACTCGAATTAATCGGCGGCAAATGGAAGATGCCCATTTTATGGCGGCTCGACCGGCCCGAGCCCTGGCGCTACAGTGAGCTCAAGCGTGATCTGGGCAACGTTTCGCACAAAATGCTATCGCAGCAGCTCAAGGAACTAGAGCGCGACGGCTTTATCACGCGCTACGCCTACCCTGTCGTGCCGCCCAGGGTCGAATATGCACTCACAGATAAAGGACGCTTGACCTTGCCTGCGCTCCAGGCGCTTTGTCAGCTCAATGCAGCTTTGCAAGATAGAGAGTGTAACCCTATAGTCATCGCGCCTTCCGGTGAGGTTGTCCTCGGTTAA
- a CDS encoding MFS transporter encodes MSTVLAKPQLALSTGGILALLCIAQFLDGMDISSTAVVLPAIQHALGMDAQSLQWIVSGYVLGYGGFLLLGGRVADLFGRRRVFLLSMLLFALASLVAGLTSEPWLLIAARIIKGICAGFTGPAALSLLLGLHQEPAKRTHALGVFSSTGAAGFALGMVIGGLVGNLSWRYTMLLPAPIALVVVAIGALALERDKPSQKSKRFDLPGSVMGTVALLLIVFGAAQAASYGWISMAALGPLGAGLALLGLFLHHEHTRAAAPLLPLAIFRRPGLSYASLLAFLMQGNYVAFQFVAVLYLQNVLGWSPFQSALSFAFGGSIVALSATKFAKLSFRIGTIPLIIAGLLLQTLGFAWFILLDSVPNLVLVAILQLFIGLGFAMAFPSINIKGLAQTRESEHGLASGIVLSAFQIGSGIILAVVASLFASSTAIGLGRYRFALLLVLALATFSVIVAVTGGRREYKAATAPANSEL; translated from the coding sequence ATGAGTACTGTTCTGGCTAAGCCTCAGCTGGCACTGTCGACCGGCGGCATTTTGGCGCTGCTTTGTATTGCACAGTTTTTGGATGGCATGGACATATCAAGCACTGCGGTCGTACTACCAGCAATTCAGCACGCTTTGGGCATGGATGCTCAGAGCCTGCAATGGATTGTATCTGGCTACGTCCTAGGCTACGGTGGATTCCTGCTTCTGGGTGGCCGGGTGGCGGATCTGTTTGGACGGCGGCGGGTATTTTTGCTTTCCATGTTGTTGTTTGCCTTGGCTAGCCTGGTTGCCGGCCTGACAAGCGAACCTTGGCTGCTCATAGCGGCACGCATTATCAAGGGCATCTGCGCCGGCTTTACCGGCCCAGCGGCGCTGTCGCTGCTACTGGGTCTGCATCAGGAGCCAGCTAAGCGTACCCATGCCTTGGGTGTATTTTCGTCTACCGGGGCGGCAGGCTTTGCGCTCGGCATGGTTATTGGGGGGCTGGTAGGCAACCTCAGCTGGCGTTACACAATGCTTTTGCCGGCACCTATTGCCCTGGTAGTAGTAGCTATTGGCGCCTTGGCTCTAGAGCGCGACAAGCCAAGCCAAAAAAGTAAGCGGTTTGACTTGCCGGGCTCGGTTATGGGCACGGTTGCGCTGCTGTTAATCGTGTTTGGTGCTGCCCAGGCTGCCAGCTATGGCTGGATTTCGATGGCCGCACTTGGGCCGCTTGGCGCAGGACTGGCGCTGCTCGGATTGTTTTTGCACCACGAACATACGCGTGCCGCTGCACCGCTGCTACCCCTAGCTATCTTCCGGCGACCAGGCCTGAGCTACGCGTCACTGCTGGCCTTCCTGATGCAAGGCAACTACGTGGCGTTTCAATTTGTGGCCGTACTATATTTGCAAAACGTACTCGGTTGGTCGCCATTCCAGTCGGCATTGTCGTTTGCGTTTGGAGGCAGCATTGTAGCACTGAGCGCCACCAAATTCGCCAAGCTTAGCTTCCGTATTGGCACGATACCGTTAATTATTGCCGGGTTACTCTTGCAAACGCTTGGCTTTGCGTGGTTTATACTGCTCGATTCTGTTCCGAACCTGGTATTGGTGGCTATCCTTCAGCTATTTATAGGATTAGGTTTTGCGATGGCTTTTCCATCGATCAACATCAAGGGGCTGGCCCAAACGCGTGAGTCTGAGCACGGTTTAGCATCGGGCATTGTGCTCTCGGCTTTCCAGATTGGCAGCGGCATCATCCTGGCAGTCGTCGCTTCCTTGTTTGCCAGTAGCACCGCCATTGGGCTGGGGCGGTATCGTTTTGCGCTTTTGCTCGTACTAGCGCTGGCTACGTTTAGCGTAATCGTGGCAGTTACTGGCGGCCGCCGTGAATATAAGGCAGCTACAGCTCCCGCGAATAGCGAGCTGTAG